From the genome of Bradyrhizobium elkanii USDA 76, one region includes:
- a CDS encoding type II toxin-antitoxin system RelE/ParE family toxin codes for MGKARAVNVRYTRRAVVQIDRALSYIETRSPQGAVHVRDRILALVTLLQEQPRAGRPTSRPGVRRLSATPYPYLIDYRVTPTEIIIMRFRHAARRPIR; via the coding sequence GTGGGCAAAGCACGGGCTGTGAACGTCCGTTACACGCGACGCGCTGTTGTTCAGATTGATCGGGCACTTTCCTATATCGAAACACGATCGCCCCAGGGCGCGGTCCATGTGCGCGACCGCATCTTGGCACTTGTCACGCTGCTGCAAGAGCAGCCGCGTGCGGGGCGCCCGACAAGCCGCCCAGGCGTCCGCCGGCTTTCGGCGACACCGTATCCCTACCTGATCGACTATCGCGTGACGCCCACCGAGATCATCATTATGCGGTTTCGTCACGCCGCCCGGAGGCCTATACGCTAA
- a CDS encoding threonine aldolase family protein has translation MHYTPARPDPKAPPVRINLLSDTQTRPTPAMREAMAKAEVGDEQVGDDPTTNELCARVADLLGKEAAVFMPSGTMCNVAATLAYCRPGDEILAHATAHIIAREGGAHAALGGFQITQLPGDDGQFTPDTFQAALHPRTRYQPPQVLVSVEQTANIGGGTIWKKAALDEVVRIGKTHGLVTHMDGARLLNATVASGISPRDMTAGWDSAWIDFSKGLGAPIGGVIAGTRAFIDDVWRWKQRLGGSMRQSGVCAAACIHALDHHVDRLADDHANARALARGLSQINGIAVQAPETNLVFFKPDGAGVSGDKMVAELRKRGVTLAMMDGRIRACTHLDVTAAMIEEAVGHVRDIVRAA, from the coding sequence ATGCACTACACCCCTGCCCGGCCCGATCCCAAGGCCCCGCCCGTTCGCATCAACCTTCTGTCCGATACGCAGACCAGGCCGACGCCGGCGATGCGCGAGGCGATGGCGAAGGCGGAGGTCGGCGACGAGCAGGTCGGGGACGATCCGACCACCAACGAGCTCTGCGCCCGCGTCGCCGATCTGCTCGGCAAGGAAGCCGCCGTCTTCATGCCGTCGGGCACCATGTGCAACGTCGCGGCGACGCTGGCCTATTGCCGTCCCGGCGACGAGATCCTGGCGCATGCGACCGCGCATATCATCGCGCGCGAGGGCGGCGCCCATGCCGCGCTCGGCGGTTTCCAGATCACGCAGCTGCCGGGCGATGACGGCCAGTTCACGCCGGACACCTTCCAGGCCGCGCTGCATCCGCGCACCCGCTACCAGCCGCCGCAGGTGCTCGTCAGCGTCGAGCAGACCGCCAATATCGGCGGCGGCACGATCTGGAAGAAGGCGGCGCTCGACGAGGTCGTGCGCATCGGCAAGACTCACGGCCTTGTCACCCACATGGACGGCGCGCGGCTGCTCAATGCGACCGTGGCGTCCGGCATCTCGCCGCGCGACATGACGGCGGGCTGGGATTCCGCCTGGATCGATTTCTCCAAGGGCCTCGGCGCGCCGATCGGCGGCGTGATCGCCGGCACCCGGGCGTTCATCGACGATGTCTGGCGCTGGAAGCAGCGGCTCGGCGGCTCGATGCGGCAGTCCGGCGTCTGCGCCGCCGCCTGCATCCATGCGCTCGATCACCATGTCGACCGCCTCGCCGACGACCACGCCAATGCGCGGGCGCTGGCGCGCGGCCTGTCGCAGATCAACGGCATCGCGGTGCAGGCGCCGGAGACCAACCTCGTCTTCTTCAAGCCCGACGGCGCCGGCGTCTCGGGCGACAAGATGGTCGCTGAATTGCGCAAGCGCGGCGTGACACTGGCGATGATGGACGGCCGGATCAGGGCCTGCACGCATCTCGACGTCACCGCGGCGATGATCGAGGAAGCGGTCGGGCACGTCAGGGACATCGTGCGCGCGGCGTAG
- a CDS encoding serine hydrolase domain-containing protein, with product MHSFRLTCAAVVAAVVLAAPAFSHTEGTYEIPAGAHFNSAKLARISEFFKNEVATGKIPGAIVLIQQHGKPVYHEAFGVQDVVSKVPITDKTIFRLASMSKSITAVVSMQLLQEGKYKLDDPVSKYIPSFANVKVGVEKKAEDGTKTLELVPPKRPITILDLMTHTSGITYGFYGDSLVRKTYKEANIYGGDFDLAEFAERIAKLPLHNQPGALWQYGHSTDILARVMEVTTGEKLSTIERERLLDPLGMKDTGFFVTDPEKQKLMAEPMPNDSDFRVGRVNDPTKVKKWESASGGMVSTMADYSRFAQMLLNGGTFDGKTILKPETFKELTTDRVGPGSGVERDFFYFPGDGFGFGLGIAVRTDPGTAKPPPPGDLGELKWDGASGCYYVIDRKQDFFFVLLEQTPTERQRIQRTLKQLVYEAMEN from the coding sequence ATGCATTCATTTCGTTTGACGTGCGCCGCCGTAGTCGCCGCGGTGGTGCTGGCGGCGCCGGCGTTCTCGCACACCGAGGGCACCTACGAGATTCCGGCGGGAGCGCATTTCAATTCCGCCAAGCTCGCCAGGATCAGCGAGTTCTTCAAGAACGAGGTCGCGACGGGAAAGATTCCCGGCGCCATCGTCCTGATCCAGCAGCACGGCAAGCCGGTGTATCACGAGGCCTTCGGCGTGCAGGACGTGGTCAGCAAGGTGCCGATCACGGACAAGACCATCTTCCGCCTGGCCTCGATGTCCAAGTCGATCACCGCCGTGGTGTCGATGCAGTTGCTGCAGGAAGGGAAATACAAGCTCGACGATCCTGTCTCGAAATACATCCCGTCCTTTGCCAACGTGAAGGTCGGCGTCGAGAAGAAGGCCGAGGACGGCACCAAGACGCTGGAGCTGGTGCCGCCAAAGCGGCCGATCACGATCCTCGATCTGATGACGCATACGTCGGGTATCACCTATGGCTTCTATGGCGACAGCCTGGTCCGCAAGACCTACAAGGAAGCCAATATCTACGGCGGAGATTTCGACCTCGCCGAATTCGCCGAGCGGATCGCCAAACTGCCGCTGCACAACCAGCCCGGCGCGCTCTGGCAGTACGGCCATTCCACCGACATTCTGGCGCGCGTGATGGAGGTGACCACCGGCGAGAAGCTCTCGACGATCGAGCGCGAAAGGCTGCTCGACCCGCTCGGCATGAAGGACACCGGCTTCTTCGTCACCGATCCCGAGAAGCAGAAGCTGATGGCCGAGCCGATGCCGAACGACAGCGACTTCCGCGTCGGCCGGGTCAACGATCCGACCAAGGTCAAGAAATGGGAGTCCGCCAGCGGCGGCATGGTCTCGACCATGGCGGATTATTCGCGCTTCGCGCAGATGCTGCTCAACGGCGGCACCTTCGACGGCAAGACCATCCTGAAACCGGAGACGTTCAAGGAGCTGACGACCGACCGTGTCGGGCCGGGCTCCGGCGTCGAGCGCGACTTTTTCTACTTCCCCGGCGACGGCTTCGGCTTCGGGCTTGGCATCGCGGTGCGCACCGATCCCGGCACGGCGAAGCCGCCGCCGCCCGGCGATCTCGGCGAGCTGAAATGGGACGGCGCCAGCGGCTGCTATTATGTCATCGACCGCAAGCAGGACTTCTTCTTCGTTCTGCTGGAGCAGACGCCGACCGAGCGTCAGCGCATCCAGCGGACGCTGAAGCAGCTCGTCTATGAAGCCATGGAAAACTAG
- the murI gene encoding glutamate racemase, giving the protein MSIPPTILVFDSGLGGLTVLREIVRARPDAHYVYVADDAFFPYGHHGEDEIIARVVPLVGELIAAHAPDLVVIACNTASTLVMSHLRDAYPLPFVGTVPAIKPACASSKTKRVSVLGTRGTVKREYTRKLISDFAQGCEVTLVGSGELASLAEAALSGASVRDEDIAAELVPCFVGDGAHDPARTDTVVLACTHYPLLLERLRRLAPWPVDWIDPAPAIARRVADLLGPAGHESDQAGAEMIFTSKRPHALTEALTPFFGGRVPA; this is encoded by the coding sequence GTGTCCATTCCCCCGACCATCCTTGTGTTCGATTCCGGCCTCGGCGGCCTCACCGTGCTGCGCGAGATCGTCCGCGCCCGGCCCGACGCGCATTACGTCTATGTCGCCGACGACGCCTTCTTCCCCTATGGCCACCACGGCGAGGACGAGATCATCGCCCGCGTGGTGCCGCTGGTCGGTGAGCTGATCGCGGCCCACGCGCCCGACCTGGTCGTGATCGCCTGCAACACAGCGTCCACGTTGGTCATGTCGCATTTGCGCGACGCCTATCCTTTGCCCTTCGTCGGCACCGTGCCGGCGATCAAGCCGGCCTGCGCCTCGTCGAAAACGAAGCGCGTGTCGGTGCTCGGCACAAGGGGCACCGTGAAGCGCGAATATACCCGCAAGCTGATCTCGGACTTTGCGCAGGGCTGCGAGGTGACGCTGGTCGGCTCCGGCGAGCTCGCCTCGCTGGCGGAGGCCGCCCTCAGCGGCGCGAGCGTGCGCGACGAGGATATCGCGGCCGAGCTCGTGCCCTGCTTCGTCGGCGATGGCGCCCACGACCCCGCCCGCACCGACACCGTCGTGCTCGCCTGCACGCATTATCCGCTGCTGCTGGAACGCCTCAGGAGGCTCGCGCCCTGGCCGGTCGACTGGATCGATCCGGCGCCGGCGATCGCACGCCGTGTCGCCGACCTGCTCGGCCCGGCCGGCCACGAAAGCGACCAGGCCGGCGCCGAGATGATCTTCACCTCGAAGCGCCCGCACGCGCTGACGGAAGCGCTGACGCCATTCTTCGGCGGCCGCGTCCCGGCTTGA
- a CDS encoding cupin domain-containing protein, with the protein MFRKLLIGLAVIALAGAGAAFAQQSGIKRTPLQKVDFPPGFNTVTAIAEVPAGGASGRHTHPGAETGYVLEGELELLIDGKPPLKLKAGESYQIPEGAVHDAKTSGDKPLKVLGVYVVKAGEPLAKPAP; encoded by the coding sequence ATGTTCAGGAAATTACTGATTGGTCTTGCCGTGATTGCCCTTGCCGGTGCCGGCGCTGCCTTTGCGCAGCAGAGCGGCATCAAGCGGACGCCGCTGCAGAAGGTCGATTTTCCGCCGGGCTTCAACACGGTCACCGCGATCGCCGAGGTTCCGGCCGGGGGTGCGTCGGGGCGTCACACCCATCCCGGCGCCGAAACCGGCTATGTGCTCGAAGGCGAGCTCGAGCTTCTGATCGACGGCAAGCCACCGTTGAAGCTGAAGGCGGGCGAGTCCTACCAGATCCCGGAAGGCGCGGTGCACGACGCCAAGACGTCCGGCGACAAGCCGCTCAAGGTGCTCGGCGTCTACGTGGTCAAGGCCGGCGAGCCTTTGGCAAAACCAGCGCCGTGA
- a CDS encoding agmatine deiminase family protein, whose product MNDSARHQTNWRMPDEGAPHAATWMAFGADVELWGTKLLPVIRNNLASVAKAIAVHEPVKMLVREEDYDIAARLCGPSVSLVVQPLDDVWLRDTGPVFVTNPAGQLGAVGFNFNGWGNKPQPYARKQHLYARDAEVAEHLAGAAQAIFLKADLVLEGGGMKVDGEGTAIITESCVLNPNRNPGVSKDKCEAELSRLLGLDKIIWLPGIAGKDITDGHTDFYARFASPGVVVAGLEPDPSSFDHAVTKRHLDFLRVAVDAKGRRLDVVVLQGPSTVRPNHSSKDFAAGYINFYVCNGAVLAPEFGDPAADRNARDKLRELYPDREIIQLNIDGIAAGGGGIHCTTQQQPRL is encoded by the coding sequence ATGAACGATTCTGCACGACATCAAACGAACTGGCGCATGCCGGACGAGGGCGCCCCGCATGCCGCCACCTGGATGGCCTTTGGCGCCGACGTGGAGCTCTGGGGCACGAAGCTCCTTCCCGTCATCAGAAATAATCTCGCCAGCGTTGCCAAGGCAATCGCGGTCCATGAGCCGGTGAAGATGCTCGTTCGCGAGGAGGACTACGACATCGCCGCGCGGCTGTGCGGTCCCTCGGTCAGCCTCGTCGTTCAACCGCTCGATGATGTGTGGCTGCGCGACACGGGACCGGTCTTCGTGACCAATCCTGCCGGGCAGCTCGGCGCCGTCGGTTTCAATTTCAACGGCTGGGGCAACAAGCCGCAACCATACGCACGCAAGCAGCATCTATATGCACGCGATGCCGAGGTTGCAGAGCATCTGGCCGGAGCCGCGCAGGCAATCTTCTTGAAGGCCGATCTGGTGCTGGAAGGCGGCGGGATGAAGGTCGACGGTGAGGGGACGGCCATCATCACCGAGAGCTGCGTCCTCAACCCAAATCGCAATCCGGGCGTGTCGAAGGACAAATGCGAGGCCGAATTGTCTCGCCTGCTCGGGCTGGACAAGATCATCTGGCTGCCCGGCATCGCCGGCAAGGACATCACCGACGGACATACCGACTTCTACGCGCGATTTGCCAGTCCCGGCGTTGTCGTAGCCGGCCTGGAACCAGACCCGTCGTCGTTCGATCATGCGGTGACCAAACGACACCTGGATTTCCTGCGCGTCGCTGTTGATGCGAAGGGCCGGCGCCTGGATGTCGTGGTGTTGCAGGGCCCATCGACGGTGCGTCCGAATCACAGCAGCAAGGACTTCGCCGCCGGCTACATCAATTTCTATGTCTGCAACGGTGCCGTGCTCGCGCCGGAATTCGGTGACCCGGCGGCGGATCGCAACGCGCGCGACAAGCTGCGCGAACTGTACCCGGACCGGGAAATCATCCAGCTCAACATCGACGGCATCGCCGCCGGTGGCGGCGGCATCCACTGCACCACGCAACAGCAGCCGCGCTTGTGA
- a CDS encoding serine hydrolase domain-containing protein, protein MRGGRALVAALAFALVATVAKAGSAGPAAHSFSAEGLAKVSDYVRNEVATGKIPGAILLLQQHGKPVYYEKFGVRDVATEFSMSADTIFRLYSMSKPITTVIAMMLVEEGKLALGDPVSKYIPAFADMKVGVEKRGDEGKMAMTLEPLRRPITIEDLMRHTAGLPYGYYGGGIVNKTYADAGLFNNDPDNAEFVARLAALPLAEQPGTEWDYGHSTDVLGRIIEVITGKSLFQVEKERLLGPLGMNETAFYVADRAKWPLIAEPMPKDRTISPVADVRNPRKPLRWESGGGGMVGTIGDYARFSQMLLNGGSYEGRRYLKPETIALMARDHIGPETGVMRDQNYYPGPNSGFGLGFAVRTSVPPSTDWPLGEYRWDGVGGTFFFIDPADDLFGIFMVQTPSQRGRIQHELKTLIYQAMGR, encoded by the coding sequence ATGCGTGGGGGCCGCGCGCTCGTCGCGGCACTCGCGTTCGCGTTGGTCGCAACAGTTGCGAAGGCCGGCTCCGCGGGGCCGGCCGCGCACAGCTTCTCGGCGGAGGGCCTCGCCAAGGTCTCCGACTATGTCCGGAACGAGGTGGCGACCGGAAAGATCCCGGGCGCGATCCTGCTGCTGCAGCAGCATGGCAAGCCGGTCTACTACGAGAAGTTCGGGGTTCGCGACGTCGCCACCGAGTTCTCGATGAGCGCGGATACCATCTTCCGCCTCTATTCGATGTCGAAGCCGATCACCACGGTCATCGCGATGATGCTGGTCGAGGAAGGCAAGCTCGCCCTCGGCGATCCGGTGTCGAAATACATCCCGGCCTTTGCCGACATGAAGGTCGGGGTGGAAAAGCGCGGCGATGAGGGCAAGATGGCGATGACGCTGGAGCCGCTGAGGCGCCCCATCACCATCGAAGACCTGATGCGCCACACCGCCGGCCTGCCTTACGGCTATTACGGCGGTGGTATCGTGAACAAGACCTACGCCGACGCCGGCCTGTTCAACAACGATCCCGACAATGCCGAATTCGTGGCGCGGCTTGCGGCATTGCCGCTTGCCGAACAACCCGGCACGGAATGGGACTACGGCCATTCCACCGACGTGCTCGGCCGCATCATCGAGGTGATAACAGGCAAATCGCTGTTTCAGGTCGAGAAGGAGCGGCTGCTCGGCCCGCTCGGGATGAACGAGACCGCGTTCTATGTCGCCGACCGGGCGAAATGGCCGCTGATCGCCGAGCCGATGCCGAAGGATCGTACCATCAGTCCGGTCGCCGACGTCCGCAATCCGCGCAAGCCGCTGCGATGGGAATCCGGGGGCGGCGGCATGGTCGGCACCATCGGCGACTATGCGCGCTTTTCGCAGATGCTGCTGAACGGCGGCAGCTATGAGGGCAGGCGCTATCTGAAGCCGGAGACCATCGCGCTGATGGCGAGGGACCATATCGGTCCGGAGACCGGCGTCATGCGCGACCAGAACTACTATCCCGGTCCGAACTCCGGCTTCGGCCTCGGCTTCGCGGTCCGCACTTCGGTGCCGCCGAGCACCGACTGGCCGCTGGGCGAGTATCGCTGGGACGGTGTCGGAGGCACCTTCTTCTTCATCGATCCCGCGGACGACCTGTTCGGCATCTTCATGGTGCAGACGCCGTCGCAGCGCGGCCGGATCCAGCACGAGCTGAAGACGCTGATCTACCAGGCGATGGGACGGTAG
- a CDS encoding HpcH/HpaI aldolase family protein, producing MTAAPLTPLNRLRKAWRDKRPTFGAIATIPSIQTVQIMAQSLDWIIVDLEHGPIDLGTAHAMIVATSGTPCVPMVRIAANEPHLAKAPMDIGALGINFPMICNASDAVKAVRSVRYPPQGDRLWGPFHAPFRWGVSMNDYMATADDDMICMITIEHVDAVNRIDEIMATPGIDLAVIGPGDLATSINKRGLPDDPEVVALMQRAEQGIMKSGVPIGGVARTAEQANAMIERGYLALALGFDWSLFQRGIAAAFAGIKR from the coding sequence TTGACCGCAGCCCCGCTGACGCCGCTCAATCGCCTGCGTAAGGCGTGGCGCGACAAGCGCCCGACCTTCGGCGCGATCGCGACCATTCCGAGTATCCAGACCGTGCAGATCATGGCGCAGTCGCTGGACTGGATCATCGTCGATCTCGAGCACGGCCCGATCGATCTCGGCACCGCCCATGCGATGATCGTGGCGACCTCGGGCACGCCCTGCGTGCCGATGGTGCGGATCGCCGCCAACGAGCCGCATCTCGCCAAGGCACCGATGGACATCGGCGCGCTCGGCATCAATTTTCCGATGATCTGCAACGCAAGCGATGCGGTGAAGGCGGTGCGCAGCGTGCGCTATCCGCCGCAAGGCGACCGGCTCTGGGGACCGTTCCATGCGCCGTTCCGCTGGGGCGTCTCGATGAACGACTACATGGCGACCGCTGACGACGACATGATCTGCATGATCACGATCGAGCACGTCGATGCGGTGAACCGCATCGACGAGATCATGGCGACACCGGGCATTGACCTCGCGGTGATCGGCCCCGGCGATCTCGCCACCTCGATCAACAAGCGCGGTCTGCCCGACGATCCCGAAGTGGTCGCGCTGATGCAGCGCGCCGAACAAGGCATCATGAAGAGCGGCGTGCCGATCGGCGGCGTCGCGCGCACCGCCGAACAGGCCAATGCGATGATCGAGCGCGGCTACCTCGCGCTCGCGCTGGGCTTCGACTGGTCGCTGTTCCAGCGCGGCATTGCGGCTGCGTTCGCGGGGATCAAGCGGTAG
- the rpsD gene encoding 30S ribosomal protein S4: MTKRSEAKYKIDRRMGQNIWGRPKSPVNRREYGPGQHGQRRKGKLSDFGVQLRAKQKLKGYYANISERQFHGIYVEASRLKGDTGENLIGLLERRLDTVVYRSKFVSTMFAARQFINHGHIKVNGRKVNIGSYKLKVGDLIEVKESSKQLTPVLEAAQLPERDVPDFIEVDHSKMTAKFARTPGLSDVPFPVQMEPHLIVEFYSR, from the coding sequence ATGACAAAGCGCAGTGAGGCGAAGTACAAGATCGATCGCCGCATGGGCCAGAATATCTGGGGCCGCCCGAAGAGCCCCGTGAACCGCCGCGAATACGGCCCCGGCCAGCACGGCCAGCGCCGCAAGGGCAAGCTCTCCGACTTCGGCGTGCAGCTGCGCGCCAAGCAGAAGCTCAAGGGCTACTACGCCAACATTTCCGAGCGCCAGTTCCACGGCATCTATGTCGAAGCCAGCCGCCTGAAGGGCGACACCGGCGAGAACCTGATCGGCCTCCTGGAGCGCCGTCTCGACACCGTGGTCTATCGCTCCAAGTTCGTCTCCACGATGTTCGCCGCGCGCCAGTTCATCAACCACGGCCACATCAAGGTGAACGGCCGCAAGGTCAACATCGGCAGCTACAAGCTGAAGGTCGGCGACCTCATCGAGGTCAAGGAATCCTCCAAGCAGCTGACCCCGGTGCTGGAAGCGGCCCAGCTCCCCGAGCGCGACGTGCCCGACTTCATCGAGGTCGATCACTCCAAGATGACCGCGAAGTTCGCGCGCACCCCCGGCCTCTCGGACGTGCCGTTCCCGGTGCAGATGGAGCCGCATCTGATCGTCGAATTCTATTCGCGCTGA
- a CDS encoding response regulator: MTIVTSTTAKIRGISILLVDDHPVVRQGYRRVLEHQDDFRVVAEADNAANAYRAFKSHRPDVVVMDISMPGASGLEAIRNIRARDADARILVFSMHSEAAQVKAAFGAGASGFVTKGSEPAELIAAIRSVARGEHAMSDDVARVLALESLVPTRSALDQLGEREIEILRQLAAGSTKEQIAANLNLSTKTVQNYHYLIKAKTGMRTDAQLVRLAVECGLANL; encoded by the coding sequence ATGACAATCGTGACGTCGACGACGGCGAAGATTCGGGGCATCTCGATCCTGCTGGTGGACGATCATCCGGTCGTCCGTCAGGGCTACCGGCGCGTGCTCGAGCATCAGGACGATTTCCGCGTGGTCGCCGAAGCCGACAACGCCGCCAATGCCTATCGCGCGTTCAAGTCGCACCGGCCCGATGTGGTGGTGATGGACATTTCGATGCCGGGTGCCAGCGGACTGGAGGCGATCCGCAACATCCGCGCGCGCGACGCCGACGCGCGCATCCTCGTCTTCAGCATGCACAGCGAGGCGGCCCAGGTGAAGGCGGCGTTCGGCGCCGGCGCCAGCGGCTTCGTCACCAAGGGCAGCGAACCGGCCGAGCTGATCGCGGCGATCCGCTCGGTGGCGCGCGGCGAGCATGCGATGAGCGACGACGTCGCGCGCGTGCTGGCGCTGGAAAGCCTGGTGCCGACCCGATCGGCGCTCGACCAGCTCGGCGAGCGGGAGATCGAAATCCTCCGGCAGCTGGCGGCCGGCAGCACCAAGGAGCAGATCGCCGCCAACCTCAACCTCAGCACCAAGACCGTGCAGAACTATCACTACCTCATCAAGGCCAAGACCGGCATGCGGACCGACGCCCAGCTGGTCCGCCTCGCCGTCGAATGCGGGCTGGCGAATTTGTAG
- a CDS encoding M20 aminoacylase family protein, which produces MPIVNRVAALSDEMAAWRHDFHENPELLYEVHRTAGIVADRLREFGCDEVVTGIGRTGVVGVIRGRKSTSGKTIGLRADMDALPIAEASGVAYASKIPGKMHACGHDGHTAMLLGAAKYLTETRNFDGTAVVIFQPAEEGGAGGKAMVDDGLMTRWGIQEVYGLHNMPGLPEGYFATTPGAMLASSDTLKIIVHGKGGHAGAAPHEAVDSVLIGAQIINALQSIVSRNLDPLKSAVISITMFEAGTAFNVIPETVTLGGTVRTLDPAVRDLVERRIGEVASSIAKAYGGSAETDYGRMYPVTLNHTREAGIAAEVARDVVGADRVNENLVPVMGAEDFAFMLEARPGAFVFLGMGDGPMCHHPAYKFNDNILGHGASYWVRLVEKQMPAG; this is translated from the coding sequence ATGCCCATCGTCAATCGCGTTGCCGCCCTCTCGGATGAAATGGCCGCCTGGCGCCATGACTTCCATGAGAATCCTGAACTGCTTTACGAAGTCCACCGCACCGCCGGCATCGTCGCCGACAGACTGCGCGAGTTCGGCTGCGACGAGGTGGTGACGGGGATCGGGCGCACCGGCGTGGTCGGCGTGATCCGCGGCCGCAAATCCACTTCGGGAAAGACCATCGGCCTGCGCGCCGACATGGACGCGCTGCCGATCGCGGAGGCTTCGGGCGTCGCCTACGCCTCGAAGATTCCCGGCAAGATGCACGCCTGCGGCCACGACGGCCACACCGCGATGCTGCTGGGCGCCGCCAAATACCTCACCGAGACCCGCAATTTCGACGGCACCGCGGTTGTGATCTTCCAGCCCGCCGAGGAAGGCGGCGCCGGCGGCAAGGCGATGGTCGACGACGGGCTGATGACCCGCTGGGGCATCCAGGAGGTTTACGGCCTGCACAACATGCCCGGCCTGCCCGAGGGCTATTTTGCGACCACGCCGGGCGCGATGCTCGCTTCGTCGGACACGTTGAAGATCATCGTCCACGGCAAGGGCGGCCACGCCGGCGCCGCTCCGCACGAGGCGGTCGACAGCGTCCTGATCGGCGCCCAGATCATCAATGCACTGCAGTCGATCGTGTCGCGCAATCTCGATCCGCTGAAATCGGCCGTCATCTCGATCACCATGTTCGAGGCCGGCACCGCGTTCAATGTGATCCCGGAGACGGTCACGCTGGGCGGCACCGTGCGCACGCTCGATCCCGCTGTACGCGATCTGGTCGAGCGCCGGATCGGCGAGGTCGCCTCCAGCATCGCCAAGGCCTATGGCGGCTCGGCCGAGACGGATTATGGACGCATGTATCCGGTGACGCTGAACCATACGCGCGAGGCCGGCATCGCCGCCGAGGTCGCCCGTGACGTGGTCGGCGCCGACCGCGTCAACGAGAACCTGGTGCCGGTGATGGGCGCCGAGGATTTTGCGTTCATGCTGGAGGCGCGCCCCGGCGCGTTCGTCTTCCTCGGCATGGGCGACGGCCCGATGTGCCACCACCCCGCCTACAAGTTCAACGACAACATCCTCGGCCACGGCGCCTCCTACTGGGTGCGCCTCGTCGAGAAGCAGATGCCGGCGGGTTAG